The window CGGTCCGGTACGGCATCACCGACGCCTATACCGAGGAGTTACAGGTGATACTCGCGGACGGGTCGCAGATTCACACGCGCGACGTGGTCGTCGACAGCGACGAGTGGGACGAAATCGTGGGAAAAGACGACCGAGAAGCGGCACTGTATCAGACCGTCAGGCAACTCGTCGAGGACAACGAAGACGAACTCGAACGACGGTATCCGACGCTCAAACGCTCCGTCTCGGGCTACAACCTCCACAAGGTGGTCTTCGAGAACGACGCCGGCGAGACAGTCATCAACCTCTCGAAACTCTTCGTCGGCGCAGAAGGGACACTCGGCGTCGTCGTCGAAGCGACTGTATCTCTCGTGACGGTTCCCGAGGAGACGGCACTCGTCCTCTACGCCTACGACGACCTGATAGACGCGATGGCGGCCGTTCCCGACGCACTCGACTTCGACGCCAGCGCCGTCGAACTCATGGACGACGAGGTGTTCAGGATGGCCAGCGAGTCGAGCGAGTACGCGCAGTACGTCGAGCAAATCCCGGACGGGACGGCGGCGACGCTGATGTTGGAGTTCGACTCCGAACTCCACGACGACTTCGAGGCGGCCATCGAAGCGGCCAACGACCACTTCCTCCAGTCGGGGTCGGACGATGGCAACGCCTTCGAGGCCATCGAAGCGTACACCGACGAGGCACAAGCCGACATCTGGAAACTCCGGAAGGCGGCGATTCCGTTGCTCATGTCGCTGCAAGGCGACCCCAAGCCGTATCCGTTCATCGAGGACGCGAGCGTCCCGCCCGAAGAACTCGCCGAGTACGTGCAGTCGTTCGAGGACGTCCTCGACGACCACGGCACGTCGGCGGCGTACTTCGCCCACGCCGGGTCGGGAACGCTCCACATCCGGCCCATCCTGAATCTGAAAGACACCGACGGCATCGAGACGATGCACTCGATTACCGACGACGTGACCGACCTCGTGTTGGACCACCACGGTGCGTTTTCGGGCGAACACGGTGACGGCATGGCCCGAACCGAGTGGAACCCGAAGATGTACGGACCCGAACTCTGGGAGGCGTTCAAGCAACTGAAGTCGGCGTTCGACCCCGACTGGCGAATGAATCCCGGGAAGGTGGTCTACCGCGACGACGACCCGGCGGATATGCGCGAGAATCTCCGCTACGGCGCGACGTACCAGTCGCTCGAACCCACGACTGCCCTCGACTTCGACGACGAAGGTGGGTTCTCACACCTCGTGGAGTTGTGCAACGGGTGCGGGACCTGCCGCCAGACCGGGTCGGAGACGATGTGTCCAACCTATCGAGCGTCGAAGGACGAAGCGGAGACGACGCGTGGGCGGGCGAACATGCTCCGTGCGGCCATCAGCGGCGACCTGCCCGAAGACGAACTCTACACCGACCGGTTCCAAGAGGAGGTTCTCGGCCTCTGTGTCGGGTGTAAGGGGTGTAAGAACGACTGTCCGACCGGCGTGGACCTCGCGAAACTCAAAGCCGAGGTCAAGCACAAACACCACCAAGAAGAAGGGTCGTCCCTCCGTGAACGCCTCTTCGCGCAGATAGACAACGCGGCGAAACTCGGGAGTGCACTCGCACCAGTGTCGAACTGGGCGGCGAGTGTTCCGGGTGCGCGAACCGTGATGGACCGACTCTTCGGTATCGCGCCGGACCGAGAACTGCCGGCGTTCACCCACCACTCCCTCGAAGACTGGATGTCGTCGCACGACCCCGCCGTCTCCGCCACCGAGGCGACACACAAGGTGCTCTTGTTCCCCGACACCTACACGAACTACGTCACGCCAGAGATTGGCCGGGCGGCAGTTCGGACGTTGGAGGCGGCAGGCGTCCACGTCCAGTTGGCAGAGAACGTCGCCCCCAGCGGACGCGCGGCGTTCTCCGGTGGGTTCCTCGACCTCGCACAGGGGCGGGCCGCCCGAAACGTCGAGACGCTCGCTCCGCACGTCGAGGATGGCTGGTCAGTGGTGTTCACCGAACCCTCGGACGCCGTGATGTTCCAAGACGAATACTACGACCTACTCGACCACCCATCCGTCGCAGACGTTGGCGCGGCGGCCTACGGCGTCATGGAGTTCCTCGACGTGTATCGACTGGACGACTCGCTCCCGATTCGAGGACGAGACGACGCGACTGGCGCGGGGTCGGCGGGCGGCCCAAAGGCCGTCGTCGACGGCGGTGCAGTCGAATCGCTGACCTACCACGGCCACTGTAACCAGAAGGCGCTGAACAAAGACCACCACGCAGTCGGCGTCCTGCGCCGGGTCGGGTACGAGGTGGACCCACTCGATTCGGGATGCTGTGGAATGGCCGGCAGTTTCGGCTACGAGACCGAACACTACGACCTCTCGAAGGCAATCGGACGCATCCTGTTCGGGCAGGTCGACGACAGTGACGGCGACACCGTGGTCGCACCGGGCGCGTCGTGTCGAACGCAACTCGAAGACCGAGATACGGACGCGTCACGGCCACCACACCCAATCGAGAAGGTGGCCGAGCGAATCATCGGGTGAGTCGACCGACGAAGGACAGACTCGTCACCGACTGCGCTCACTCTCGAACGTCTTTCTCGCGTATCTACCGGCACTCCGTTCGCTTTCCCTATGTTTTTAGCCCAGTGGGGAGGCACGTCATCGTAGACCATGCCGAATGCACCAGATGTCGGCGAACTCACGCCGCCAAATCGGACGCTGATGGGCCCCGGACCGAGCGACGTACACCCCCGCGTGCTCCGGGCGATGTCGACGCCGCTGGTCGGGCACCTCGACCCGTCGTTCATCGACATCATGAACGAGGTTCAAGAACTCATGCGCTACACGTTCCGAACCGACAACCAGTGGACGATTCCCGTCTCTGGGACCGGGTCGGCGTCGATGGAGGCGGCCATCGGCAACCTCGTGGAACCGGGCGACACGATGCTCGTCCCGACGAACGGGTACTTCGGTGGCCGGATGGAGGCGATGGCCGAACGCGCCGGTGGGAACGTCGTCCACGTCGACGCGCCGTGGGGCGAACCCCTCGACACCGCCGACGTGCAGGAGGCATTCGACGAGTACCAACCCGACGTGTTCGGGTTCGTCCACGCCGAGACCTCGACCGGTGTCAAGCAACCGCACGTTCAGGAACTGACGAGCATCGCTCACGACCACGACGCACTCGTCGTCTCCGACACCGTCACTTCGCTGGGCGGCGTCGAACTCGAAGTCGACGACTGGGGCATCGACGTGGCGTACTCCGGTCCGCAGAAGTGTCTCTCGTGTCCACCGGGTGCGAGTCCGCTGACGCTCAACGACCGTGCGATGGACAAAGTCCTCTCCCGTGAGGAGGCACCGCGTTCGTGGTACCTCGACCTCTCGCTGCTCGAAGGTTACTGGGGCGAAGACCGGGCGTACCACCACACTGCACCCATCACCAACGTCTACGCAATCCGCGAAGCGCTCAGACTCGTCGCCGAAGAGGGTATCGAGAATCGCTGGGACCGTCATCGTCGCGTCGCAAGCGCCCTCAAGGCCGGCGTCGAAGCGATGGGTCTCGGGCTGAACCCCGAAGACGAATACTGGCTCCCGAGCCTCAACGCCGTTCTCGTCCCCGACGGCGTGGACGCAGGCGAGGCCATCAGCTACGTCCTCGAACACTACGACCTCGAAATCGCGGGCGGTCTCGGCGCACTCGCCGGCGACATCTTCCGTATCGGATGCATGGGCTACTCCGCCAAGCCCAAGAACGTCTCGTACCTCGTGACCGCACTCGGTGAGGCACTCGAAGCGCAAGGCGCGGACGTAGACGTGGATGCCGGGTTCGCGGCGATGCGCGCGCAACTGAACCAGTAACGGGGCGTTACTCGCGGATAATCCGCGTTAATCCGGTTCAACCGTCGGCCGAACCGGTGCAAATCGACACGCACTGTCTCCTCCCTTCATCACCCTCCCGTCGTGAGTGGCGACCGGAGCGAATCACGATGAAACGACGAACTATCGTCGGCGTCGCACTCGCCGTCCTCGTTGCGACTGCGGGTGTCGCCGCCGCGACGCCAAGTACAGGTGCGAGCGAATCGACGACGAACCCGAACCCGAGCGACGCCGGCCAACAGAGTCCGCCGAGTAAGTTGCCCGAGCAGGTTCCCGACTTCGTGTCCGCCATCCACGAGACGGTAACCGAGTACGTCGACGGCGCGCTCGATGGCGCGCTCGGCCCCGTCGTGAGTGACCACGCCGAGTCGTCGCACCCCGCCGAGAACTGACTTTTTGACCGACGGTTACTCCCCAAACGAACACGTATCACACACCTATGAAACGGTCCCTCCTCGTCGCCTCGACGGTCGTCCTCCTCGTCGCCGCCGGCGTCGGTGTGGCGTTCGTGGCTGGCATCGGCCCATTCGCCGACGGGTCTGACGCCGGAGACCAATCGACCGACCCGTTCCCGACGCAGACGGCGACGCCCACGAGTGATGGCAGTGGAAGTACCGAAGAAAGCGAGACAGACGGCGGGACCAGCGGTGGTGACGCAACGAGTACGAGTACCGCGACGACGGCAGAACCGGTCGACCCGTTCGCGTTCACCATCGTTCGTATCGAGGAGTGTGGACAGACCTGCCGTGACGTGACGAGTACGCTGACGAACCAGCAAGAGACGGGTGCGACTGGTGTCACCGTCTACAGTCGTATCTTCGCCGGCAATAGCACCGCCTCGGACGACGAGATTTGGCGCGGGAGCGAATCGGTCGGTGACCTCGACGCCGGCGAGTCGTACACGACGACCAGACGTGTCGAACTCTCGTTCTCCGAGGCGTTCGCCGTCCAGCAAGCAGATGGATGGATTACGATTCAGACGACGATTCAGACCGACCAACAGACCGTGACGTACACGGAACGTCGGGACGTCATCTAACTACTGGGGCGCTGTCAGCGCACGGTTCGGTCACGTGGTGCGGTAACGGTTCGCCGTCAGGGCCACCGCTTCCGCAACGTCTTTTCGCGCCGACGCCGAACGCCGCCTATGAACATCGAGGTTCGCGAACTTGCCGGTCTCGGCCCGGACGCCCGCCGCGCCTTCTTCGAGCGTGACGCCGGCGTCGCCGAGGTGCGGTCCGACGTCCGCGACATCGTCGAACGCGTCCGAACCGAGGGGGACGTCGCCCTCCGCGAGTTCTCCCGCGAGTTCGACGGCGTCGAAGTCGGAAACATCGACGTGAGCGACGCGGCGGAACGCGCGTACGAGGAAATCGACGACGACGTACGCGACGCAATCGAGACGGCGGCGGCGAATATCCGCGAGTTCCACGAACGACAGGTTCCCGAGGACTGGCGCGAGGAGTTCGACGGCGGCAGAGAACTCGGCCGTCGCTACCGACCGCTCGAACGGGTCGGCGTCTACGCGCCCGGCGGCACCGCGGCGTACCCGTCGAGCGTCCTCATGGGCGTCATCCCCGCGAAGGTGGCCGGCGTCGAACACGTCGCCGTCGCCACCCCGCCCGCCGACCCGATGAACCCCGTCACGTTGGCCGCGATGCACGTCGCTGGCGCGGACGCGGTGTACTCGGTTGGCGGCGCACAGGGCATCGCCGCACTCGCCTACGGGACCGAGACAGTCAAAGCCGTCCAGAAGGTGGTCGGACCGGGTAACAAGTGGGTGACCGCCGCGAAGGCCGAAGTCCGCGGCGACGTGGACATCGACTTCCTCGCCGGCCCATCCGAAGTCCTCGTCGTCGCCGACGAGACGGCGGACCCGCGATTCGTCGCGGCGGACCTCGTCGCGCAGGCCGAACACGACCCGAACGCCTCCGTCGTCGCCGTCACGGACGACGCCGACGTCGCCGAGGAAATCGTCGCCGAAGTCGAACGGCAGGCCGCCGAACGCGAACGTGTCGAGACCATCGAAGCGGCACTGGAGAACGACGCGTCGGGCGTCCTCCTCGCCCGGTCGATGTCCGAAGCGGTCCTCTTCGCCGAAGAGTACGCCGCAGAACACCTGTCGATTCAGGCCGACGACGACGAAGCACTCTTAGACCGCATCGACTCGGCGGGGAGCGTCTTCCTCGGCCCGTACACGCCCGTCGCCGCCGGCGACTACGCCTCCGGGACGAACCACGTCCTCCCGACCGGTGCCGGCGCGAAGCGGCAGGGTGGCCTCTCTGTCGACCACTTCGTTCGCTCGACGACGGTCCAACGACTCGACCACGACGCCCTCGAGGGTCTCTCGGAGACCATCACGACGCTCGCCGAGGCAGAAGGACTCGACGCCCACGCCCAGAGCGTCCGCGAGCGATTCGACCAGTAGCGAGCCACTGCGTTGGGTGACGAGGGGGTAACGAGATGGTCGGGTTGACCCCGGCGCCACAGTTATCCGTTCCCACAGTATAACGGGTAGTATGAGCACGGAATCCGCGACCGGAAGCGGCGACGCGGGTATCACGGTCACGCCCGACGCCGCGGACGAGGCCATCTCGCTCCTCGAAGGCGAGTCGATGGACACCGACGTTGCCGGTCTCCGTCTGTTCGTCCAACAGGGCGGGTGCGCCGGCCTCTCGTACGGAATGCGGTTCGACAACGAACCCGAAGACGACGACACGGTCGTCGAACAACACGGTCTGCGCGTCTTCGTCGACCCGGCGAGTATCAACTACATCGGCGGGTCGACGCTCGCCTACGAGGGCGGACTGCAAGGTGCAGGGTTCCACGTCGAGAACCCGAACGCGACGAGCAGTTGCGGGTGCGGCGAATCCTTCCGAACGTAGGCCCAGACTTCTTAAGCCACTCGCCCGCGAATCGAGGTACATGGCCGACTTACAATCACAGACCGTCGACAGCGGAAAGACCGTCTACGTCGCACAGGACGAAGTCGAACGCGGGTCGAAGGGGCCGTTCTACGTCGTCTACGCCACCGACGACGCAGAGAACCGATGGGGATTCCTCTGCGGCAACTGCGACTCGTTCAACACGGCGATGGATACGATGGGGCGAATCGAGTGCAACGAGTGTGGAAACGTCCGAAAACCGGACGAGTGGGACGCCGCACACGAGTAGAATCGTCTGTGCAACCGAACATTCGTTGACAATTGGTACGGTATGCCGTGACAACCTTTATCAAGGGCGCTAGTGTAGATAGACTTGCATGGCCCAGGCTTCGATGCCCCCTGTTCAGGAGGCTCGGTCGATATTCGGCCGGCTGGGGTACACCGTCTCGGGGGACGGACCCCAACTGCTGGCCGAACACAAGTGGCGTACGGTCCAAGTGACCGCACTGAGCTCGCGCGAAGCGTCTGAGTGCCGACCGGTACTTACAGACGGCGGAGACGAGAACGGATATCGACTCCGCTGCTTCGTGACGTGGGACGACCACATCGACGCGCTCACAGAGCGCCTCCGTGGTGTCGACCTCCCGTACGAGTGGGCCATTATTGGTGTGTCGAACGGTGGGGGAGACGACTACGAAGTCGTTCGCGGCGTGAACACCTAACCGCGCCCAAACGTTTTCTCACCCCATCGCTAACGGATGGGTATGCCGCAGACCACGCAGTCGGGGCTTCGTCAGTTTGTCCGTAACAAACGGCTCAACGCGGCCCTCTCGTGGTTATTCGTTGGATTTCTCGTAGCAGTCGCTATCGGGAGTGTCGTCGCCAACGAC is drawn from Haloferax litoreum and contains these coding sequences:
- a CDS encoding FAD-binding and (Fe-S)-binding domain-containing protein, with product MAGGDAPRTNRHTEPTHGTDLSDFQHFQESRDYEVVDVDEYAGLADDLRSAVSGEVRFDEYAQVLYATDGSIYGARPAGVVIPETVDDVTAAIEIAGTHDVPILPRGAGSSLAGQTVGPGCVVLDFSKYMDDIVDIDPENRRATVQPGVVQDDLDDRLAEYGLKFAPDPASSNRATIGGGIGNNSTGAHSVRYGITDAYTEELQVILADGSQIHTRDVVVDSDEWDEIVGKDDREAALYQTVRQLVEDNEDELERRYPTLKRSVSGYNLHKVVFENDAGETVINLSKLFVGAEGTLGVVVEATVSLVTVPEETALVLYAYDDLIDAMAAVPDALDFDASAVELMDDEVFRMASESSEYAQYVEQIPDGTAATLMLEFDSELHDDFEAAIEAANDHFLQSGSDDGNAFEAIEAYTDEAQADIWKLRKAAIPLLMSLQGDPKPYPFIEDASVPPEELAEYVQSFEDVLDDHGTSAAYFAHAGSGTLHIRPILNLKDTDGIETMHSITDDVTDLVLDHHGAFSGEHGDGMARTEWNPKMYGPELWEAFKQLKSAFDPDWRMNPGKVVYRDDDPADMRENLRYGATYQSLEPTTALDFDDEGGFSHLVELCNGCGTCRQTGSETMCPTYRASKDEAETTRGRANMLRAAISGDLPEDELYTDRFQEEVLGLCVGCKGCKNDCPTGVDLAKLKAEVKHKHHQEEGSSLRERLFAQIDNAAKLGSALAPVSNWAASVPGARTVMDRLFGIAPDRELPAFTHHSLEDWMSSHDPAVSATEATHKVLLFPDTYTNYVTPEIGRAAVRTLEAAGVHVQLAENVAPSGRAAFSGGFLDLAQGRAARNVETLAPHVEDGWSVVFTEPSDAVMFQDEYYDLLDHPSVADVGAAAYGVMEFLDVYRLDDSLPIRGRDDATGAGSAGGPKAVVDGGAVESLTYHGHCNQKALNKDHHAVGVLRRVGYEVDPLDSGCCGMAGSFGYETEHYDLSKAIGRILFGQVDDSDGDTVVAPGASCRTQLEDRDTDASRPPHPIEKVAERIIG
- a CDS encoding pyridoxal-phosphate-dependent aminotransferase family protein, with translation MGPGPSDVHPRVLRAMSTPLVGHLDPSFIDIMNEVQELMRYTFRTDNQWTIPVSGTGSASMEAAIGNLVEPGDTMLVPTNGYFGGRMEAMAERAGGNVVHVDAPWGEPLDTADVQEAFDEYQPDVFGFVHAETSTGVKQPHVQELTSIAHDHDALVVSDTVTSLGGVELEVDDWGIDVAYSGPQKCLSCPPGASPLTLNDRAMDKVLSREEAPRSWYLDLSLLEGYWGEDRAYHHTAPITNVYAIREALRLVAEEGIENRWDRHRRVASALKAGVEAMGLGLNPEDEYWLPSLNAVLVPDGVDAGEAISYVLEHYDLEIAGGLGALAGDIFRIGCMGYSAKPKNVSYLVTALGEALEAQGADVDVDAGFAAMRAQLNQ
- the hisD gene encoding histidinol dehydrogenase — encoded protein: MEVRELAGLGPDARRAFFERDAGVAEVRSDVRDIVERVRTEGDVALREFSREFDGVEVGNIDVSDAAERAYEEIDDDVRDAIETAAANIREFHERQVPEDWREEFDGGRELGRRYRPLERVGVYAPGGTAAYPSSVLMGVIPAKVAGVEHVAVATPPADPMNPVTLAAMHVAGADAVYSVGGAQGIAALAYGTETVKAVQKVVGPGNKWVTAAKAEVRGDVDIDFLAGPSEVLVVADETADPRFVAADLVAQAEHDPNASVVAVTDDADVAEEIVAEVERQAAERERVETIEAALENDASGVLLARSMSEAVLFAEEYAAEHLSIQADDDEALLDRIDSAGSVFLGPYTPVAAGDYASGTNHVLPTGAGAKRQGGLSVDHFVRSTTVQRLDHDALEGLSETITTLAEAEGLDAHAQSVRERFDQ
- a CDS encoding HesB/IscA family protein; its protein translation is MSTESATGSGDAGITVTPDAADEAISLLEGESMDTDVAGLRLFVQQGGCAGLSYGMRFDNEPEDDDTVVEQHGLRVFVDPASINYIGGSTLAYEGGLQGAGFHVENPNATSSCGCGESFRT
- a CDS encoding DUF5816 domain-containing protein gives rise to the protein MADLQSQTVDSGKTVYVAQDEVERGSKGPFYVVYATDDAENRWGFLCGNCDSFNTAMDTMGRIECNECGNVRKPDEWDAAHE
- a CDS encoding DUF7116 family protein, giving the protein MAQASMPPVQEARSIFGRLGYTVSGDGPQLLAEHKWRTVQVTALSSREASECRPVLTDGGDENGYRLRCFVTWDDHIDALTERLRGVDLPYEWAIIGVSNGGGDDYEVVRGVNT